In Symphalangus syndactylus isolate Jambi chromosome 14, NHGRI_mSymSyn1-v2.1_pri, whole genome shotgun sequence, one DNA window encodes the following:
- the GPS1 gene encoding COP9 signalosome complex subunit 1 isoform X6, whose amino-acid sequence MPLPVQVFNLQGAVEPMQIDVDPQEDPQNAPDVNYVVENPSLDLEQYAASYSGLMRIERLQFIADHCPTLRVEALKMALSFVQRTFNVDMYEEIHRKLSEATRSSLRELQNAPDAIPESGVEPPPLDTAWVEATRKKALLKLEKLDTDLKNYKGNSIKESIRRGHDDLGDHYLDCGDLSNALKCYSRARDYCTSAKHVINMCLNVIKVSVYLQNWSHVLSYVSKAESTPEIAEQRGERDSQTQAILTKLKCAAGLAELAARKYKQAAKCLLLASFDHCDFPELLSPSNVAIYGGLCALATFDRQELQRNVISSSSFKLFLELEPQVRDIIFKFYESKYASCLKMLDEMKDNLLLDMYLAPHVRTLYTQIRNRALIQYFSPYVSADMHRMAAAFNTTVAALEDELTQLILEGLISARVDSHSKILYARDVDQRSTTFEKSLLMGKEFQRRAKAMMLRAAVLRNQIHVKSPPREGSQGELTPANSQSRMSTNM is encoded by the exons ATGCCGCTGCCGGTTCAGGTGTTTAACTTGCAG GGGGCCGTGGAGCCCATGCAGATCGACGTGGACCCCCAGGAAGACCCGCAGAATGCACCCGACGTCAACTACGTGGTGGAGAACCCCAGCCTG GATCTGGAGCAGTATGCGGCCAGCTACAGCGGCCTGATGCGCATCGAACGGCTGCAGTTCATTGCTGATCACTGCCCCACGCTGCGGGTGGAGGCCCTGAAGATGGCGCTCTCCTTCGTGCAGAGAACCTTTAATGTGGACATGTACGAGGAGATCCACCGCAAGCTCTCAGAGGCCACCAG GTCCTCTCTCAGGGAGCTGCAGAACGCACCCGACGCCATCCCTGAGAGCGGCGTGGAGCCCCCACCCCTGGACACGGCCTGGGTGGAGGCCACGCGGAAGAAGGCCCTGCTGAAGCTGGAGAAGCTGGACACAGACCTGAAGAACTACAAGGGCAACTCCATCAAGGAGAGCATCCGGCGCGGTCACGACGACCTGGGCGACCACTACCTGGACTGTGGGGACCTCAGCAACGCCCTCAAGTGCTACTCCCGGGCCCGGGACTACTGCACCAGCGCCAAACACGTCATCAACATGTGCCTCAATGTCATCAAG GTCAGCGTCTACTTGCAGAATTGGTCTCATGTGCTCAGCTATGTCAGCAAGGCTGAGTCCACCCCAGAGATTGCCGAG CAGCGAGGAGAGCGTGACAGCCAGACCCAGGCCATCCTCACCAAGCTCAAGTGTGCTGCAG GCTTGGCAGAGCTGGCCGCCAGGAAGTACAAGCAGGCTGCCAAGTGCCTCCTGCTGGCTTCCTTTGATCACTGTGACTTCCCTGAG CTGCTGTCCCCCAGCAACGTGGCCATCTACGGCGGCCTGTGCGCCTTGGCTACCTTTGACCGGCAGGAGCTGCAGCGCAATGTCATCTCCAGCAG CTCCTTCAAGTTGTTCTTGGAGCTGGAGCCACAGGTCCGAGACATCATTTTCAAATTCTACGAGTCCAAGTACGCCTCATGTCTCAAGATGCTGGACGAGATGAAG GACAACCTGCTCCTGGACATGTATCTGGCCCCCCATGTCAGGACCCTATACACCCAGATTCGCAACCGTGCCCTCATCCAG TATTTCAGCCCCTACGTGTCAGCCGACATGCATAGGATGGCAGCAGCCTTCAACACCACGGTGGCTGCCCTGGAGGATGAGCTGACGCAGCTAATACTGGAGGGGCTGATCAGTGCCCGTGTGGACTCACACAGCAAG ATCCTGTATGCCCGGGACGTGGATCAGCGCAGCACTACCTTTGAGAAGTCTCTGTTGATGGGCAAGGAGTTCCAGCGCCGCGCCAAGGCCATGATGCTGCGGGCAGCTGTGCTGCGCAACCAGATCCATGTCAAG TCCCCGCCCAGAGAAGGGAGCCAGGGGGAGCTgactccagccaacagccagtcCCGGATGAGCACTAACATGTGA
- the GPS1 gene encoding COP9 signalosome complex subunit 1 isoform X17, giving the protein MPLPVQVFNLQGAVEPMQIDVDPQEDPQNAPDVNYVVENPSLDLEQYAASYSGLMRIERLQFIADHCPTLRVEALKMALSFVQRTFNVDMYEEIHRKLSEATRELQNAPDAIPESGVEPPPLDTAWVEATRKKALLKLEKLDTDLKNYKGNSIKESIRRGHDDLGDHYLDCGDLSNALKCYSRARDYCTSAKHVINMCLNVIKVSVYLQNWSHVLSYVSKAESTPEIAEQRGERDSQTQAILTKLKCAAGLAELAARKYKQAAKCLLLASFDHCDFPELLSPSNVAIYGGLCALATFDRQELQRNVISSSSFKLFLELEPQVRDIIFKFYESKYASCLKMLDEMKDNLLLDMYLAPHVRTLYTQIRNRALIQYFSPYVSADMHRMAAAFNTTVAALEDELTQLILEGLISARVDSHSKILYARDVDQRSTTFEKSLLMGKEFQRRAKAMMLRAAVLRNQIHVKSPPREGSQGELTPANSQSRMSTNM; this is encoded by the exons ATGCCGCTGCCGGTTCAGGTGTTTAACTTGCAG GGGGCCGTGGAGCCCATGCAGATCGACGTGGACCCCCAGGAAGACCCGCAGAATGCACCCGACGTCAACTACGTGGTGGAGAACCCCAGCCTG GATCTGGAGCAGTATGCGGCCAGCTACAGCGGCCTGATGCGCATCGAACGGCTGCAGTTCATTGCTGATCACTGCCCCACGCTGCGGGTGGAGGCCCTGAAGATGGCGCTCTCCTTCGTGCAGAGAACCTTTAATGTGGACATGTACGAGGAGATCCACCGCAAGCTCTCAGAGGCCACCAG GGAGCTGCAGAACGCACCCGACGCCATCCCTGAGAGCGGCGTGGAGCCCCCACCCCTGGACACGGCCTGGGTGGAGGCCACGCGGAAGAAGGCCCTGCTGAAGCTGGAGAAGCTGGACACAGACCTGAAGAACTACAAGGGCAACTCCATCAAGGAGAGCATCCGGCGCGGTCACGACGACCTGGGCGACCACTACCTGGACTGTGGGGACCTCAGCAACGCCCTCAAGTGCTACTCCCGGGCCCGGGACTACTGCACCAGCGCCAAACACGTCATCAACATGTGCCTCAATGTCATCAAG GTCAGCGTCTACTTGCAGAATTGGTCTCATGTGCTCAGCTATGTCAGCAAGGCTGAGTCCACCCCAGAGATTGCCGAG CAGCGAGGAGAGCGTGACAGCCAGACCCAGGCCATCCTCACCAAGCTCAAGTGTGCTGCAG GCTTGGCAGAGCTGGCCGCCAGGAAGTACAAGCAGGCTGCCAAGTGCCTCCTGCTGGCTTCCTTTGATCACTGTGACTTCCCTGAG CTGCTGTCCCCCAGCAACGTGGCCATCTACGGCGGCCTGTGCGCCTTGGCTACCTTTGACCGGCAGGAGCTGCAGCGCAATGTCATCTCCAGCAG CTCCTTCAAGTTGTTCTTGGAGCTGGAGCCACAGGTCCGAGACATCATTTTCAAATTCTACGAGTCCAAGTACGCCTCATGTCTCAAGATGCTGGACGAGATGAAG GACAACCTGCTCCTGGACATGTATCTGGCCCCCCATGTCAGGACCCTATACACCCAGATTCGCAACCGTGCCCTCATCCAG TATTTCAGCCCCTACGTGTCAGCCGACATGCATAGGATGGCAGCAGCCTTCAACACCACGGTGGCTGCCCTGGAGGATGAGCTGACGCAGCTAATACTGGAGGGGCTGATCAGTGCCCGTGTGGACTCACACAGCAAG ATCCTGTATGCCCGGGACGTGGATCAGCGCAGCACTACCTTTGAGAAGTCTCTGTTGATGGGCAAGGAGTTCCAGCGCCGCGCCAAGGCCATGATGCTGCGGGCAGCTGTGCTGCGCAACCAGATCCATGTCAAG TCCCCGCCCAGAGAAGGGAGCCAGGGGGAGCTgactccagccaacagccagtcCCGGATGAGCACTAACATGTGA
- the GPS1 gene encoding COP9 signalosome complex subunit 1 isoform X2, translating into MPLPVQVFNLQQPASSVSGSGGAESQDRMRDSSAPSSASSSVTDLYCTPHSSRSDLVLPGTAGDFSLSASLSACTLLYEGAVEPMQIDVDPQEDPQNAPDVNYVVENPSLDLEQYAASYSGLMRIERLQFIADHCPTLRVEALKMALSFVQRTFNVDMYEEIHRKLSEATRSSLRELQNAPDAIPESGVEPPPLDTAWVEATRKKALLKLEKLDTDLKNYKGNSIKESIRRGHDDLGDHYLDCGDLSNALKCYSRARDYCTSAKHVINMCLNVIKVSVYLQNWSHVLSYVSKAESTPEIAERGERDSQTQAILTKLKCAAGLAELAARKYKQAAKCLLLASFDHCDFPELLSPSNVAIYGGLCALATFDRQELQRNVISSSSFKLFLELEPQVRDIIFKFYESKYASCLKMLDEMKDNLLLDMYLAPHVRTLYTQIRNRALIQYFSPYVSADMHRMAAAFNTTVAALEDELTQLILEGLISARVDSHSKILYARDVDQRSTTFEKSLLMGKEFQRRAKAMMLRAAVLRNQIHVKSPPREGSQGELTPANSQSRMSTNM; encoded by the exons ATGCCGCTGCCGGTTCAGGTGTTTAACTTGCAG CAGCCAGCCAGCTCTGTGTCAGGGTCGGGGGGTGCAGAAAGTCAGGACAGAATGAGGGATAGCTCGGCCCCCAGCTCGGCCTCCTCGTCAGTGACAGATCTGTACTGCACCCCTCACAGCAGTAGGTCAGACCTCGTCCTGCCCGGCACGGCCGGGGACTTCAGCCTGAGCGCCAGCCTGTCGGCCTGTACGCTGCTCTACGAG GGGGCCGTGGAGCCCATGCAGATCGACGTGGACCCCCAGGAAGACCCGCAGAATGCACCCGACGTCAACTACGTGGTGGAGAACCCCAGCCTG GATCTGGAGCAGTATGCGGCCAGCTACAGCGGCCTGATGCGCATCGAACGGCTGCAGTTCATTGCTGATCACTGCCCCACGCTGCGGGTGGAGGCCCTGAAGATGGCGCTCTCCTTCGTGCAGAGAACCTTTAATGTGGACATGTACGAGGAGATCCACCGCAAGCTCTCAGAGGCCACCAG GTCCTCTCTCAGGGAGCTGCAGAACGCACCCGACGCCATCCCTGAGAGCGGCGTGGAGCCCCCACCCCTGGACACGGCCTGGGTGGAGGCCACGCGGAAGAAGGCCCTGCTGAAGCTGGAGAAGCTGGACACAGACCTGAAGAACTACAAGGGCAACTCCATCAAGGAGAGCATCCGGCGCGGTCACGACGACCTGGGCGACCACTACCTGGACTGTGGGGACCTCAGCAACGCCCTCAAGTGCTACTCCCGGGCCCGGGACTACTGCACCAGCGCCAAACACGTCATCAACATGTGCCTCAATGTCATCAAG GTCAGCGTCTACTTGCAGAATTGGTCTCATGTGCTCAGCTATGTCAGCAAGGCTGAGTCCACCCCAGAGATTGCCGAG CGAGGAGAGCGTGACAGCCAGACCCAGGCCATCCTCACCAAGCTCAAGTGTGCTGCAG GCTTGGCAGAGCTGGCCGCCAGGAAGTACAAGCAGGCTGCCAAGTGCCTCCTGCTGGCTTCCTTTGATCACTGTGACTTCCCTGAG CTGCTGTCCCCCAGCAACGTGGCCATCTACGGCGGCCTGTGCGCCTTGGCTACCTTTGACCGGCAGGAGCTGCAGCGCAATGTCATCTCCAGCAG CTCCTTCAAGTTGTTCTTGGAGCTGGAGCCACAGGTCCGAGACATCATTTTCAAATTCTACGAGTCCAAGTACGCCTCATGTCTCAAGATGCTGGACGAGATGAAG GACAACCTGCTCCTGGACATGTATCTGGCCCCCCATGTCAGGACCCTATACACCCAGATTCGCAACCGTGCCCTCATCCAG TATTTCAGCCCCTACGTGTCAGCCGACATGCATAGGATGGCAGCAGCCTTCAACACCACGGTGGCTGCCCTGGAGGATGAGCTGACGCAGCTAATACTGGAGGGGCTGATCAGTGCCCGTGTGGACTCACACAGCAAG ATCCTGTATGCCCGGGACGTGGATCAGCGCAGCACTACCTTTGAGAAGTCTCTGTTGATGGGCAAGGAGTTCCAGCGCCGCGCCAAGGCCATGATGCTGCGGGCAGCTGTGCTGCGCAACCAGATCCATGTCAAG TCCCCGCCCAGAGAAGGGAGCCAGGGGGAGCTgactccagccaacagccagtcCCGGATGAGCACTAACATGTGA
- the GPS1 gene encoding COP9 signalosome complex subunit 1 isoform X5 — translation MPLPVQVFNLQQPASSVSGSGGAESQDRMRDSSAPSSASSSVTDLYCTPHSSRSDLVLPGTAGDFSLSASLSACTLLYEGAVEPMQIDVDPQEDPQNAPDVNYVVENPSLDLEQYAASYSGLMRIERLQFIADHCPTLRVEALKMALSFVQRTFNVDMYEEIHRKLSEATRELQNAPDAIPESGVEPPPLDTAWVEATRKKALLKLEKLDTDLKNYKGNSIKESIRRGHDDLGDHYLDCGDLSNALKCYSRARDYCTSAKHVINMCLNVIKVSVYLQNWSHVLSYVSKAESTPEIAERGERDSQTQAILTKLKCAAGLAELAARKYKQAAKCLLLASFDHCDFPELLSPSNVAIYGGLCALATFDRQELQRNVISSSSFKLFLELEPQVRDIIFKFYESKYASCLKMLDEMKDNLLLDMYLAPHVRTLYTQIRNRALIQYFSPYVSADMHRMAAAFNTTVAALEDELTQLILEGLISARVDSHSKILYARDVDQRSTTFEKSLLMGKEFQRRAKAMMLRAAVLRNQIHVKSPPREGSQGELTPANSQSRMSTNM, via the exons ATGCCGCTGCCGGTTCAGGTGTTTAACTTGCAG CAGCCAGCCAGCTCTGTGTCAGGGTCGGGGGGTGCAGAAAGTCAGGACAGAATGAGGGATAGCTCGGCCCCCAGCTCGGCCTCCTCGTCAGTGACAGATCTGTACTGCACCCCTCACAGCAGTAGGTCAGACCTCGTCCTGCCCGGCACGGCCGGGGACTTCAGCCTGAGCGCCAGCCTGTCGGCCTGTACGCTGCTCTACGAG GGGGCCGTGGAGCCCATGCAGATCGACGTGGACCCCCAGGAAGACCCGCAGAATGCACCCGACGTCAACTACGTGGTGGAGAACCCCAGCCTG GATCTGGAGCAGTATGCGGCCAGCTACAGCGGCCTGATGCGCATCGAACGGCTGCAGTTCATTGCTGATCACTGCCCCACGCTGCGGGTGGAGGCCCTGAAGATGGCGCTCTCCTTCGTGCAGAGAACCTTTAATGTGGACATGTACGAGGAGATCCACCGCAAGCTCTCAGAGGCCACCAG GGAGCTGCAGAACGCACCCGACGCCATCCCTGAGAGCGGCGTGGAGCCCCCACCCCTGGACACGGCCTGGGTGGAGGCCACGCGGAAGAAGGCCCTGCTGAAGCTGGAGAAGCTGGACACAGACCTGAAGAACTACAAGGGCAACTCCATCAAGGAGAGCATCCGGCGCGGTCACGACGACCTGGGCGACCACTACCTGGACTGTGGGGACCTCAGCAACGCCCTCAAGTGCTACTCCCGGGCCCGGGACTACTGCACCAGCGCCAAACACGTCATCAACATGTGCCTCAATGTCATCAAG GTCAGCGTCTACTTGCAGAATTGGTCTCATGTGCTCAGCTATGTCAGCAAGGCTGAGTCCACCCCAGAGATTGCCGAG CGAGGAGAGCGTGACAGCCAGACCCAGGCCATCCTCACCAAGCTCAAGTGTGCTGCAG GCTTGGCAGAGCTGGCCGCCAGGAAGTACAAGCAGGCTGCCAAGTGCCTCCTGCTGGCTTCCTTTGATCACTGTGACTTCCCTGAG CTGCTGTCCCCCAGCAACGTGGCCATCTACGGCGGCCTGTGCGCCTTGGCTACCTTTGACCGGCAGGAGCTGCAGCGCAATGTCATCTCCAGCAG CTCCTTCAAGTTGTTCTTGGAGCTGGAGCCACAGGTCCGAGACATCATTTTCAAATTCTACGAGTCCAAGTACGCCTCATGTCTCAAGATGCTGGACGAGATGAAG GACAACCTGCTCCTGGACATGTATCTGGCCCCCCATGTCAGGACCCTATACACCCAGATTCGCAACCGTGCCCTCATCCAG TATTTCAGCCCCTACGTGTCAGCCGACATGCATAGGATGGCAGCAGCCTTCAACACCACGGTGGCTGCCCTGGAGGATGAGCTGACGCAGCTAATACTGGAGGGGCTGATCAGTGCCCGTGTGGACTCACACAGCAAG ATCCTGTATGCCCGGGACGTGGATCAGCGCAGCACTACCTTTGAGAAGTCTCTGTTGATGGGCAAGGAGTTCCAGCGCCGCGCCAAGGCCATGATGCTGCGGGCAGCTGTGCTGCGCAACCAGATCCATGTCAAG TCCCCGCCCAGAGAAGGGAGCCAGGGGGAGCTgactccagccaacagccagtcCCGGATGAGCACTAACATGTGA
- the GPS1 gene encoding COP9 signalosome complex subunit 1 isoform X15, translating to MPLPVQVFNLQGAVEPMQIDVDPQEDPQNAPDVNYVVENPSLDLEQYAASYSGLMRIERLQFIADHCPTLRVEALKMALSFVQRTFNVDMYEEIHRKLSEATRSSLRELQNAPDAIPESGVEPPPLDTAWVEATRKKALLKLEKLDTDLKNYKGNSIKESIRRGHDDLGDHYLDCGDLSNALKCYSRARDYCTSAKHVINMCLNVIKVSVYLQNWSHVLSYVSKAESTPEIAEQRGERDSQTQAILTKLKCAAGLAELAARKYKQAAKCLLLASFDHCDFPELLSPSNVAIYGGLCALATFDRQELQRNVISSSSFKLFLELEPQVRDIIFKFYESKYASCLKMLDEMKDNLLLDMYLAPHVRTLYTQIRNRALIQYFSPYVSADMHRMAAAFNTTVAALEDELTQLILEGLISARVDSHSKSPPREGSQGELTPANSQSRMSTNM from the exons ATGCCGCTGCCGGTTCAGGTGTTTAACTTGCAG GGGGCCGTGGAGCCCATGCAGATCGACGTGGACCCCCAGGAAGACCCGCAGAATGCACCCGACGTCAACTACGTGGTGGAGAACCCCAGCCTG GATCTGGAGCAGTATGCGGCCAGCTACAGCGGCCTGATGCGCATCGAACGGCTGCAGTTCATTGCTGATCACTGCCCCACGCTGCGGGTGGAGGCCCTGAAGATGGCGCTCTCCTTCGTGCAGAGAACCTTTAATGTGGACATGTACGAGGAGATCCACCGCAAGCTCTCAGAGGCCACCAG GTCCTCTCTCAGGGAGCTGCAGAACGCACCCGACGCCATCCCTGAGAGCGGCGTGGAGCCCCCACCCCTGGACACGGCCTGGGTGGAGGCCACGCGGAAGAAGGCCCTGCTGAAGCTGGAGAAGCTGGACACAGACCTGAAGAACTACAAGGGCAACTCCATCAAGGAGAGCATCCGGCGCGGTCACGACGACCTGGGCGACCACTACCTGGACTGTGGGGACCTCAGCAACGCCCTCAAGTGCTACTCCCGGGCCCGGGACTACTGCACCAGCGCCAAACACGTCATCAACATGTGCCTCAATGTCATCAAG GTCAGCGTCTACTTGCAGAATTGGTCTCATGTGCTCAGCTATGTCAGCAAGGCTGAGTCCACCCCAGAGATTGCCGAG CAGCGAGGAGAGCGTGACAGCCAGACCCAGGCCATCCTCACCAAGCTCAAGTGTGCTGCAG GCTTGGCAGAGCTGGCCGCCAGGAAGTACAAGCAGGCTGCCAAGTGCCTCCTGCTGGCTTCCTTTGATCACTGTGACTTCCCTGAG CTGCTGTCCCCCAGCAACGTGGCCATCTACGGCGGCCTGTGCGCCTTGGCTACCTTTGACCGGCAGGAGCTGCAGCGCAATGTCATCTCCAGCAG CTCCTTCAAGTTGTTCTTGGAGCTGGAGCCACAGGTCCGAGACATCATTTTCAAATTCTACGAGTCCAAGTACGCCTCATGTCTCAAGATGCTGGACGAGATGAAG GACAACCTGCTCCTGGACATGTATCTGGCCCCCCATGTCAGGACCCTATACACCCAGATTCGCAACCGTGCCCTCATCCAG TATTTCAGCCCCTACGTGTCAGCCGACATGCATAGGATGGCAGCAGCCTTCAACACCACGGTGGCTGCCCTGGAGGATGAGCTGACGCAGCTAATACTGGAGGGGCTGATCAGTGCCCGTGTGGACTCACACAGCAAG TCCCCGCCCAGAGAAGGGAGCCAGGGGGAGCTgactccagccaacagccagtcCCGGATGAGCACTAACATGTGA
- the GPS1 gene encoding COP9 signalosome complex subunit 1 isoform X16, with protein sequence MPLPVQVFNLQQPASSVSGSGGAESQDRMRDSSAPSSASSSVTDLYCTPHSSRSDLVLPGTAGDFSLSASLSACTLLYEGAVEPMQIDVDPQEDPQNAPDVNYVVENPSLDLEQYAASYSGLMRIERLQFIADHCPTLRVEALKMALSFVQRTFNVDMYEEIHRKLSEATRSSLRELQNAPDAIPESGVEPPPLDTAWVEATRKKALLKLEKLDTDLKNYKGNSIKESIRRGHDDLGDHYLDCGDLSNALKCYSRARDYCTSAKHVINMCLNVIKVSVYLQNWSHVLSYVSKAESTPEIAEQRGERDSQTQAILTKLKCAAGLAELAARKYKQAAKCLLLASFDHCDFPELLSPSNVAIYGGLCALATFDRQELQRNVISSSSFKLFLELEPQVRDIIFKFYESKYASCLKMLDEMKDNLLLDMYLAPHVRTLYTQIRNRALIQYFSPYVSADMHRMAAAFNTTVAALEDELTQLILEGLISARVDSHSKILYARDVDQRSTTFEKSLLMGKEFQRRAKAMMLRAAVLRNQIHVKSPPREGSQGELTPANSQSRMSTNM encoded by the exons ATGCCGCTGCCGGTTCAGGTGTTTAACTTGCAG CAGCCAGCCAGCTCTGTGTCAGGGTCGGGGGGTGCAGAAAGTCAGGACAGAATGAGGGATAGCTCGGCCCCCAGCTCGGCCTCCTCGTCAGTGACAGATCTGTACTGCACCCCTCACAGCAGTAGGTCAGACCTCGTCCTGCCCGGCACGGCCGGGGACTTCAGCCTGAGCGCCAGCCTGTCGGCCTGTACGCTGCTCTACGAG GGGGCCGTGGAGCCCATGCAGATCGACGTGGACCCCCAGGAAGACCCGCAGAATGCACCCGACGTCAACTACGTGGTGGAGAACCCCAGCCTG GATCTGGAGCAGTATGCGGCCAGCTACAGCGGCCTGATGCGCATCGAACGGCTGCAGTTCATTGCTGATCACTGCCCCACGCTGCGGGTGGAGGCCCTGAAGATGGCGCTCTCCTTCGTGCAGAGAACCTTTAATGTGGACATGTACGAGGAGATCCACCGCAAGCTCTCAGAGGCCACCAG GTCCTCTCTCAGGGAGCTGCAGAACGCACCCGACGCCATCCCTGAGAGCGGCGTGGAGCCCCCACCCCTGGACACGGCCTGGGTGGAGGCCACGCGGAAGAAGGCCCTGCTGAAGCTGGAGAAGCTGGACACAGACCTGAAGAACTACAAGGGCAACTCCATCAAGGAGAGCATCCGGCGCGGTCACGACGACCTGGGCGACCACTACCTGGACTGTGGGGACCTCAGCAACGCCCTCAAGTGCTACTCCCGGGCCCGGGACTACTGCACCAGCGCCAAACACGTCATCAACATGTGCCTCAATGTCATCAAG GTCAGCGTCTACTTGCAGAATTGGTCTCATGTGCTCAGCTATGTCAGCAAGGCTGAGTCCACCCCAGAGATTGCCGAG CAGCGAGGAGAGCGTGACAGCCAGACCCAGGCCATCCTCACCAAGCTCAAGTGTGCTGCAG GCTTGGCAGAGCTGGCCGCCAGGAAGTACAAGCAGGCTGCCAAGTGCCTCCTGCTGGCTTCCTTTGATCACTGTGACTTCCCTGAG CTGCTGTCCCCCAGCAACGTGGCCATCTACGGCGGCCTGTGCGCCTTGGCTACCTTTGACCGGCAGGAGCTGCAGCGCAATGTCATCTCCAGCAG CTCCTTCAAGTTGTTCTTGGAGCTGGAGCCACAGGTCCGAGACATCATTTTCAAATTCTACGAGTCCAAGTACGCCTCATGTCTCAAGATGCTGGACGAGATGAAG GACAACCTGCTCCTGGACATGTATCTGGCCCCCCATGTCAGGACCCTATACACCCAGATTCGCAACCGTGCCCTCATCCAG TATTTCAGCCCCTACGTGTCAGCCGACATGCATAGGATGGCAGCAGCCTTCAACACCACGGTGGCTGCCCTGGAGGATGAGCTGACGCAGCTAATACTGGAGGGGCTGATCAGTGCCCGTGTGGACTCACACAGCAAG ATCCTGTATGCCCGGGACGTGGATCAGCGCAGCACTACCTTTGAGAAGTCTCTGTTGATGGGCAAGGAGTTCCAGCGCCGCGCCAAGGCCATGATGCTGCGGGCAGCTGTGCTGCGCAACCAGATCCATGTCAAG TCCCCGCCCAGAGAAGGGAGCCAGGGGGAGCTgactccagccaacagccagtcCCGGATGAGCACTAACATGTGA
- the GPS1 gene encoding COP9 signalosome complex subunit 1 isoform X9: MLQGAVEPMQIDVDPQEDPQNAPDVNYVVENPSLDLEQYAASYSGLMRIERLQFIADHCPTLRVEALKMALSFVQRTFNVDMYEEIHRKLSEATRSSLRELQNAPDAIPESGVEPPPLDTAWVEATRKKALLKLEKLDTDLKNYKGNSIKESIRRGHDDLGDHYLDCGDLSNALKCYSRARDYCTSAKHVINMCLNVIKVSVYLQNWSHVLSYVSKAESTPEIAEQRGERDSQTQAILTKLKCAAGLAELAARKYKQAAKCLLLASFDHCDFPELLSPSNVAIYGGLCALATFDRQELQRNVISSSSFKLFLELEPQVRDIIFKFYESKYASCLKMLDEMKDNLLLDMYLAPHVRTLYTQIRNRALIQYFSPYVSADMHRMAAAFNTTVAALEDELTQLILEGLISARVDSHSKILYARDVDQRSTTFEKSLLMGKEFQRRAKAMMLRAAVLRNQIHVKSPPREGSQGELTPANSQSRMSTNM, from the exons ATGTTGCAGGGGGCCGTGGAGCCCATGCAGATCGACGTGGACCCCCAGGAAGACCCGCAGAATGCACCCGACGTCAACTACGTGGTGGAGAACCCCAGCCTG GATCTGGAGCAGTATGCGGCCAGCTACAGCGGCCTGATGCGCATCGAACGGCTGCAGTTCATTGCTGATCACTGCCCCACGCTGCGGGTGGAGGCCCTGAAGATGGCGCTCTCCTTCGTGCAGAGAACCTTTAATGTGGACATGTACGAGGAGATCCACCGCAAGCTCTCAGAGGCCACCAG GTCCTCTCTCAGGGAGCTGCAGAACGCACCCGACGCCATCCCTGAGAGCGGCGTGGAGCCCCCACCCCTGGACACGGCCTGGGTGGAGGCCACGCGGAAGAAGGCCCTGCTGAAGCTGGAGAAGCTGGACACAGACCTGAAGAACTACAAGGGCAACTCCATCAAGGAGAGCATCCGGCGCGGTCACGACGACCTGGGCGACCACTACCTGGACTGTGGGGACCTCAGCAACGCCCTCAAGTGCTACTCCCGGGCCCGGGACTACTGCACCAGCGCCAAACACGTCATCAACATGTGCCTCAATGTCATCAAG GTCAGCGTCTACTTGCAGAATTGGTCTCATGTGCTCAGCTATGTCAGCAAGGCTGAGTCCACCCCAGAGATTGCCGAG CAGCGAGGAGAGCGTGACAGCCAGACCCAGGCCATCCTCACCAAGCTCAAGTGTGCTGCAG GCTTGGCAGAGCTGGCCGCCAGGAAGTACAAGCAGGCTGCCAAGTGCCTCCTGCTGGCTTCCTTTGATCACTGTGACTTCCCTGAG CTGCTGTCCCCCAGCAACGTGGCCATCTACGGCGGCCTGTGCGCCTTGGCTACCTTTGACCGGCAGGAGCTGCAGCGCAATGTCATCTCCAGCAG CTCCTTCAAGTTGTTCTTGGAGCTGGAGCCACAGGTCCGAGACATCATTTTCAAATTCTACGAGTCCAAGTACGCCTCATGTCTCAAGATGCTGGACGAGATGAAG GACAACCTGCTCCTGGACATGTATCTGGCCCCCCATGTCAGGACCCTATACACCCAGATTCGCAACCGTGCCCTCATCCAG TATTTCAGCCCCTACGTGTCAGCCGACATGCATAGGATGGCAGCAGCCTTCAACACCACGGTGGCTGCCCTGGAGGATGAGCTGACGCAGCTAATACTGGAGGGGCTGATCAGTGCCCGTGTGGACTCACACAGCAAG ATCCTGTATGCCCGGGACGTGGATCAGCGCAGCACTACCTTTGAGAAGTCTCTGTTGATGGGCAAGGAGTTCCAGCGCCGCGCCAAGGCCATGATGCTGCGGGCAGCTGTGCTGCGCAACCAGATCCATGTCAAG TCCCCGCCCAGAGAAGGGAGCCAGGGGGAGCTgactccagccaacagccagtcCCGGATGAGCACTAACATGTGA